A region from the Sandaracinus amylolyticus genome encodes:
- a CDS encoding VWA domain-containing protein: MLHVRSLYFVCLAALALTACIDDGEGDGGRRNRDSGTGTPGGETGAQCSDGIDNDNDGVRDCDEATCGAAPNCLVDAGPRGDGGFDTCDELPFEAETRFAPIDIVWIIDNSGSMDGEAAIIQDNMNAFVSAIEASGITDYHVIVITASGFVNVPPPLGTDTARFRFVSYDVQSQDAMSDLIASYSMWSDFLRRDAVTHIVHVTDDESSMSAADFQTMFNGLLGHAWTSHAIASPPGSTNCGPFGCGGPFPFPIDGCSGPNGEAADNGDHYWDIATRTGGQRISICTADWSAAFSTLLASIAVPTAIPCEFDIPEPPDGMEFDSRRVNVVYTPGGGAEQRFPYVGTDDGANCPSSGADGWYYDDPENPTQIRLCPSTCSRVEADTSGRVDIALGCERLII; encoded by the coding sequence ATGCTGCACGTGCGCTCGCTCTACTTCGTGTGCCTCGCGGCGCTCGCTCTGACCGCATGCATCGACGACGGCGAAGGTGACGGAGGACGCCGCAACCGCGACTCGGGCACGGGCACACCAGGCGGCGAGACCGGCGCGCAGTGCAGCGACGGGATCGACAACGACAACGACGGAGTGCGCGACTGCGACGAGGCGACGTGCGGCGCTGCGCCGAACTGCCTCGTGGACGCGGGGCCGCGCGGCGACGGCGGGTTCGACACGTGCGACGAGCTGCCCTTCGAGGCGGAGACGCGCTTCGCGCCGATCGACATCGTCTGGATCATCGACAACTCGGGCTCGATGGACGGCGAGGCCGCGATCATCCAGGACAACATGAACGCGTTCGTGAGCGCGATCGAAGCGTCGGGCATCACCGACTACCACGTGATCGTGATCACCGCGTCGGGCTTCGTGAACGTGCCCCCGCCGCTCGGCACCGACACCGCGCGCTTCCGCTTCGTGTCGTACGACGTGCAGTCGCAGGACGCGATGTCGGATCTGATCGCGTCGTACTCGATGTGGAGCGACTTCCTGCGTCGCGACGCGGTCACGCACATCGTGCACGTGACCGACGACGAGAGCTCGATGAGCGCGGCGGACTTCCAGACGATGTTCAACGGGCTGCTCGGGCACGCGTGGACGTCGCACGCGATCGCGTCGCCGCCGGGCTCGACGAACTGCGGTCCGTTCGGGTGCGGCGGGCCGTTCCCGTTCCCGATCGACGGCTGCAGCGGGCCCAACGGCGAGGCCGCGGACAACGGCGATCACTACTGGGACATCGCGACGCGCACCGGCGGACAGCGCATCTCGATCTGCACCGCGGACTGGAGCGCGGCGTTCTCGACGCTGCTCGCGTCGATCGCGGTGCCGACGGCGATCCCGTGCGAGTTCGACATCCCCGAGCCGCCCGACGGGATGGAGTTCGACAGCCGCCGCGTGAACGTCGTGTACACGCCGGGCGGCGGCGCGGAGCAGCGCTTCCCGTACGTCGGGACCGACGACGGCGCGAACTGCCCGTCGAGCGGCGCGGACGGCTGGTACTACGACGACCCGGAGAACCCGACGCAGATCCGGCTGTGCCCGAGCACGTGCTCGCGCGTCGAGGCGGACACGAGCGGGCGCGTCGACATCGCGCTGGGGTGCGAGCGGCTGATCATCTGA
- the msrA gene encoding peptide-methionine (S)-S-oxide reductase MsrA — protein sequence MYAYADPKKLRMPTAAEALPGRDEKMRVPSQHYVLGTPLEPPFAEGMELALFGLGCFWGAEKAFWKLPGVYSTSVGYAAGITPNPTYKEVCSGRTGHNEVVRVVFDPKKISYEQLLKTFWETHDPTQGMRQGADVGTQYRSGIYAYGDAQKRAAEESKRMYEEKLRAAGYGAISTEILDAPEFFYAEDYHQQYLAKNPDGYCGIGGTGVSCPVGLPAE from the coding sequence ATGTACGCCTACGCCGATCCGAAGAAGCTCCGCATGCCGACCGCCGCCGAGGCGCTGCCCGGGCGCGACGAGAAGATGCGCGTGCCGTCGCAGCACTACGTGCTCGGCACGCCGCTCGAGCCGCCGTTCGCCGAGGGCATGGAGCTCGCGCTGTTCGGGCTCGGCTGCTTCTGGGGCGCGGAGAAGGCGTTCTGGAAGCTGCCCGGCGTGTACAGCACGTCGGTCGGCTACGCGGCGGGCATCACGCCGAACCCGACGTACAAGGAGGTCTGCAGCGGGCGCACCGGCCACAACGAGGTCGTGCGCGTGGTGTTCGACCCCAAGAAGATCTCGTACGAGCAGCTGCTCAAGACGTTCTGGGAGACCCACGATCCGACGCAGGGCATGCGTCAGGGCGCCGACGTGGGGACGCAGTACCGCAGCGGCATCTACGCCTACGGCGACGCGCAGAAGCGCGCGGCCGAGGAGAGCAAGCGCATGTACGAGGAGAAGCTGCGCGCCGCGGGCTACGGCGCGATCAGCACCGAGATCCTCGACGCGCCGGAGTTCTTCTACGCGGAGGACTACCACCAGCAGTACCTCGCGAAGAACCCCGACGGCTACTGCGGCATCGGCGGCACCGGCGTGAGCTGCCCCGTCGGTCTCCCCGCCGAATGA
- a CDS encoding double-CXXCG motif protein produces the protein MNDGRFVHRYAADVSECYAVEPASDDLPLPTGWWTIAGIDCPRCGKWGRTGLWYPSIDPRELDGLATASGTEHLPPADFAQHIAALRKRVGDALVLGPTTSVGSRAAVVDRRPRDLYLPCGFELLARLAVWEELSRQGVRLGSAPVPCEFTLKRTGEDLQLSAVDIPPRARLVSSLRAEAEANRCSICGRLPITLPDRDQLRFERESIPTDLDLFRGAEATTVVLATQRFVDVVSARAWKGARFLPVGLE, from the coding sequence GTGAACGACGGACGCTTCGTTCATCGCTATGCTGCCGATGTGAGTGAGTGCTACGCGGTCGAGCCCGCATCCGACGACCTTCCGCTGCCCACGGGGTGGTGGACGATCGCGGGCATTGATTGTCCGCGATGCGGGAAGTGGGGCCGGACCGGTCTATGGTATCCGTCGATCGACCCGCGTGAGCTGGACGGCCTCGCCACAGCTTCCGGTACCGAGCATCTCCCGCCGGCGGACTTCGCCCAGCACATCGCAGCGCTTCGCAAGCGCGTCGGCGATGCGCTCGTTCTCGGTCCGACGACTTCGGTGGGATCCCGTGCGGCGGTCGTCGACAGGCGGCCGCGCGATCTCTATCTGCCTTGCGGCTTTGAGTTGTTGGCGCGACTCGCCGTATGGGAGGAGCTCAGCCGCCAAGGGGTTCGCCTCGGGAGCGCGCCCGTTCCGTGTGAATTCACGCTGAAGCGTACGGGCGAGGATCTGCAGCTCAGCGCGGTCGATATTCCGCCGCGAGCACGGCTCGTGTCGAGCCTGCGTGCTGAGGCAGAGGCGAACCGGTGCTCGATCTGCGGGCGGTTGCCAATCACGCTGCCAGACCGCGACCAGCTTCGCTTCGAGCGTGAGTCGATTCCCACTGACCTCGATTTGTTCCGCGGTGCGGAGGCGACCACGGTCGTGCTCGCGACTCAGCGCTTCGTCGACGTGGTGAGCGCGCGCGCATGGAAGGGTGCGCGCTTCCTCCCTGTCGGATTGGAGTAG
- a CDS encoding ATP-binding protein yields the protein MSSHHPALRLGQRRTVDGRTDLGPFELPTHDLLTHAVIVGSTGSGKTGLVTVMIEEALGAGVPVLVVDVKGDLPNLALAFPSLDPALVTPWIEPARGDVDGIADPPVVDEAIARHVRELAAWSLGEAELASYVARSFVRIVTPGTRAGEELHLLSALERPSPRWQSDPDSARAALAGAISLVLRLAGREGDPARSREHAFLSVLAERRVARGDAAPLEALVLEILDPPIASVGALEVDQFLGARQRAELAADLNTLIASPTLASWRRGGDLDVARWMEPVDGRTPATIVSVAHLDESERALALGVILEEVLSWVRTLPGTSRLRALVVMDEVYGLVPPHPSSPPTKRPIVSLFKQARAYGVGCVLATQNPMDLDYRALSNAGTWMLGRLPTDADRQRVMDALGEDKKKSTLSNIVKKLGPRWFVARDAKGSDVALLHPRWAMSLLRGPMTPREIRLACELGAQGG from the coding sequence ATGTCCAGCCACCACCCGGCGCTCCGGCTCGGTCAGCGTCGCACCGTCGATGGTCGCACCGACCTCGGTCCGTTCGAGCTGCCCACCCACGACCTCCTCACGCACGCGGTCATCGTCGGCTCGACCGGCAGCGGCAAGACGGGCCTCGTCACCGTGATGATCGAGGAGGCGCTCGGCGCCGGCGTCCCGGTGCTCGTCGTCGACGTGAAGGGCGATCTCCCGAACCTCGCGCTCGCGTTCCCGTCGCTCGATCCCGCGCTCGTCACGCCGTGGATCGAGCCCGCCCGCGGCGACGTCGACGGCATCGCCGATCCGCCGGTCGTCGACGAGGCGATCGCGCGACACGTCCGCGAGCTCGCAGCGTGGTCGCTCGGCGAGGCCGAGCTCGCCTCGTACGTCGCGCGCAGCTTCGTCCGGATCGTCACGCCGGGCACACGCGCGGGCGAGGAGCTGCATCTGCTATCCGCGCTCGAGCGCCCCTCTCCGCGCTGGCAGAGCGATCCCGACTCTGCGCGCGCTGCGCTCGCAGGTGCGATCTCGCTCGTGCTGCGGCTCGCGGGGCGCGAGGGCGATCCGGCGCGCAGCCGCGAGCACGCGTTCCTCTCGGTGCTCGCCGAGCGTCGCGTCGCGCGCGGCGATGCGGCACCGCTCGAGGCGCTGGTCCTCGAGATCCTCGATCCGCCGATCGCGTCGGTGGGCGCGCTCGAGGTCGATCAGTTCCTCGGCGCGCGGCAGCGCGCGGAGCTCGCGGCGGATCTCAACACGCTGATCGCGTCGCCCACGCTCGCGTCGTGGCGCCGCGGCGGCGACCTCGACGTCGCGCGCTGGATGGAGCCCGTCGATGGCCGCACGCCCGCGACGATCGTCAGCGTCGCGCACCTCGACGAGAGCGAGCGCGCGCTCGCGCTCGGCGTGATCCTCGAGGAGGTGCTGAGCTGGGTGCGCACGCTGCCCGGCACGTCGCGACTGCGCGCGCTCGTCGTGATGGACGAGGTCTACGGGCTCGTGCCGCCGCACCCGAGCTCGCCGCCGACGAAGCGCCCGATCGTGTCGCTCTTCAAGCAGGCGCGCGCGTACGGCGTGGGCTGCGTGCTCGCGACGCAGAACCCGATGGACCTCGACTACCGCGCGCTCTCGAACGCGGGGACGTGGATGCTCGGGCGACTGCCCACCGACGCCGATCGCCAGCGCGTGATGGACGCGCTCGGCGAGGACAAGAAGAAGAGCACGCTCTCGAACATCGTGAAGAAGCTCGGGCCGCGCTGGTTCGTGGCGCGCGACGCGAAGGGCTCCGACGTCGCGCTGCTGCACCCGCGCTGGGCGATGTCGCTCCTGCGCGGTCCGATGACGCCGCGCGAGATCCGCCTCGCATGCGAGCTCGGAGCGCAAGGCGGGTAG
- a CDS encoding DUF2141 domain-containing protein: protein MRARIAMVVVTLVVASPAAVDAGAEGRVVVEVHGLRSVRGQVRAGLFEHTGTWLREGHERARCRVDVTARIARCSFGTLPPGRYALSLMHDEDGDGELDRDFFGVPTEGFAFSNDAPVGLGGPPSFERACFAHREEDEIVRVAARYGL from the coding sequence ATGCGCGCGCGCATCGCGATGGTGGTCGTCACGCTCGTCGTGGCCTCGCCCGCAGCGGTCGACGCCGGTGCCGAGGGGCGCGTCGTCGTCGAGGTGCACGGTCTGCGCAGCGTGCGCGGTCAGGTTCGCGCGGGGCTCTTCGAGCACACCGGCACGTGGCTGCGCGAGGGACACGAGCGCGCGCGCTGTCGTGTCGACGTCACCGCGCGGATCGCGCGCTGTTCGTTCGGCACGCTCCCACCGGGGCGCTACGCGCTCTCGCTGATGCACGACGAGGACGGCGACGGCGAGCTCGATCGAGACTTCTTCGGGGTTCCCACCGAGGGATTCGCCTTCTCGAACGACGCACCCGTGGGCCTCGGCGGCCCGCCGAGCTTCGAGCGTGCGTGCTTCGCGCATCGCGAGGAGGACGAGATCGTGCGCGTCGCCGCGCGGTACGGCCTCTGA
- a CDS encoding sensor histidine kinase, with protein sequence MSALAREIHDNVDEIVQRWHDAWRDDRQPHHDLSDAALKDSLPDQLRVIADQLASGNQAERPAMMWRDSPHRLDPENRITQEVAIEEVVQEFELAVRIVRDWIDERGIHVTFAEYSYFYQAMFELAAESVRRYAKREADLVSNARAEYLAGVMHQLRTPLNALSMTVELVASQPERAPRIADVERLRRNVGRLKTLVEGVLRVERYEPADLPVHPVDVEPARLLDDMMSDHEREASRKGLRFEAHVDRSLRMRTDPDLLADAVGNLVHNAVKYTARGHVLIDVEERGDVVVFRISDTGPGIDAPTRDTLFDQIQPGRGGGAGLGLRIARHAAQALGGGIELDTAPGRGSTFCVTVQREVEPREGGAQTR encoded by the coding sequence ATGTCGGCACTGGCGCGCGAGATCCACGACAACGTCGACGAGATCGTGCAGCGCTGGCACGACGCGTGGCGCGACGATCGACAGCCCCACCACGACCTCAGCGATGCCGCGCTGAAGGACTCGCTGCCGGACCAGCTCCGCGTCATCGCGGACCAGCTTGCCAGCGGCAATCAGGCCGAGCGCCCCGCGATGATGTGGCGAGACTCTCCGCACCGGCTCGATCCGGAGAACCGCATCACCCAGGAAGTCGCGATCGAAGAGGTCGTGCAGGAGTTCGAGCTCGCGGTGCGCATCGTGCGCGACTGGATCGACGAGCGCGGCATCCACGTGACGTTCGCGGAGTATTCGTACTTCTACCAGGCGATGTTCGAGCTCGCCGCGGAGTCGGTGCGTCGCTACGCGAAGCGCGAGGCCGATCTCGTGAGCAACGCGCGCGCCGAGTACCTCGCTGGCGTGATGCACCAGCTCCGTACGCCGCTGAACGCGCTCTCGATGACGGTCGAGCTCGTCGCGTCCCAGCCGGAGCGCGCCCCGAGGATCGCAGACGTCGAGCGACTTCGGCGCAACGTCGGTCGCCTCAAGACACTCGTGGAGGGCGTGCTCCGCGTCGAGCGCTACGAGCCGGCGGACCTCCCGGTGCATCCGGTGGACGTCGAGCCGGCGCGGCTTCTCGACGACATGATGAGCGACCACGAGCGCGAAGCGAGCCGCAAGGGACTGCGGTTCGAAGCGCACGTCGACCGCTCGCTGCGCATGCGCACCGATCCCGACCTGCTGGCCGATGCGGTCGGCAACCTCGTGCACAACGCGGTGAAGTACACCGCGCGCGGCCACGTGCTGATCGACGTCGAGGAACGCGGCGACGTCGTCGTGTTCCGCATCAGCGACACCGGGCCGGGCATCGACGCGCCGACGCGCGACACGCTGTTCGATCAGATTCAGCCCGGGAGAGGGGGCGGCGCAGGGCTCGGTCTGCGGATCGCGCGTCACGCCGCGCAGGCGCTCGGCGGGGGCATAGAGCTCGACACCGCGCCCGGACGCGGGAGCACGTTCTGCGTCACGGTGCAGCGCGAGGTCGAGCCGCGCGAAGGCGGCGCGCAGACGAGGTGA
- a CDS encoding SAM-dependent methyltransferase — MSAVATSVARHYDARGARALPSDGPAPVVNMGYWRATRAARAARAPTRLHDASLALFDLVLDEAAITPGDRVVDAGCGFGLASLRAIERGAASVIGLNVSRAQLAHARALAENAGHGSRAQFVCASATQMPLEPESAHAVVSIEAAFHFDDRDAFFDEARRVLAPGGRLVIADLVLTPPANVVEAGMLSHLSRALAFPLANAYDLAAYQTRVRRAGLVVESCRSIAHDVLPAFRRWMARNALRHRAIRDDLALAPYLLYPWDYALVVARRPEVA; from the coding sequence ATGTCAGCGGTGGCGACTTCGGTCGCGCGTCACTACGACGCGCGCGGGGCACGAGCACTTCCGTCCGACGGCCCCGCCCCGGTCGTGAACATGGGCTACTGGCGCGCGACGCGCGCGGCGCGCGCGGCGCGCGCGCCCACGCGCCTCCACGACGCGAGCCTCGCGCTCTTCGATCTCGTCCTCGACGAGGCCGCGATCACGCCCGGCGATCGCGTCGTCGACGCCGGGTGCGGGTTCGGGCTCGCCTCGCTGCGCGCGATCGAGCGCGGCGCCGCGTCGGTGATCGGCCTCAACGTCTCTCGCGCGCAGCTCGCGCACGCGCGCGCGCTGGCCGAGAACGCCGGGCACGGCAGCCGCGCGCAGTTCGTGTGCGCGTCGGCGACGCAGATGCCGCTCGAGCCCGAGTCGGCGCACGCAGTCGTCAGCATCGAGGCGGCGTTCCACTTCGACGATCGCGACGCGTTCTTCGACGAAGCGCGTCGCGTGCTCGCGCCGGGCGGCCGCCTCGTGATCGCCGACCTCGTGCTCACGCCACCGGCGAACGTGGTCGAGGCGGGCATGCTCTCGCATCTCTCGCGCGCTCTCGCGTTCCCGCTCGCGAACGCGTACGACCTCGCGGCGTACCAGACGCGCGTGCGGCGCGCCGGGCTCGTCGTCGAGTCGTGTCGATCGATCGCGCACGACGTTCTCCCTGCGTTCCGGCGCTGGATGGCGCGGAACGCGCTGCGCCACCGCGCGATCCGCGACGATCTCGCGCTCGCACCGTACCTGCTCTATCCGTGGGACTACGCGCTCGTCGTCGCGCGTCGGCCGGAGGTCGCGTGA
- a CDS encoding RNA polymerase sigma factor encodes MPTFDELYETHVAFLYRSARGFGVGAHAVEDVVQDTFLVVHRRLPEFDGRGSVRAWLLRILFNVVREHRRRFSQRREDETLDDQRVADEHAASPHEDAEIAEAGRMLEEILTSMDEDRRKVFVLAEIEGLPIPEIAEAMETSANTTYSRLRLGRRDYDAAVARLRARAARRRP; translated from the coding sequence ATGCCGACTTTCGACGAGCTCTACGAGACCCACGTGGCGTTCCTGTATCGCAGCGCGCGCGGTTTCGGCGTGGGCGCGCATGCCGTGGAGGACGTCGTGCAGGACACGTTCCTCGTCGTTCACCGGCGCCTGCCCGAGTTCGACGGGAGAGGCTCGGTGCGCGCGTGGCTCCTGCGCATCCTGTTCAACGTCGTGCGGGAGCACCGGCGCCGCTTCTCTCAGCGGCGCGAGGACGAGACGCTCGACGACCAGCGCGTCGCGGACGAGCACGCCGCGAGCCCCCACGAGGACGCGGAGATCGCGGAGGCTGGCCGCATGCTGGAAGAGATCCTCACGTCGATGGACGAGGATCGACGCAAGGTGTTCGTGCTCGCCGAGATCGAAGGCCTGCCGATCCCCGAGATCGCAGAGGCGATGGAGACGAGCGCGAACACGACCTACTCGCGCTTGCGGCTCGGGCGTCGCGACTACGACGCGGCGGTCGCGAGGCTGCGCGCGCGCGCGGCACGGAGGCGACCGTGA
- a CDS encoding fused MFS/spermidine synthase, with the protein MTALRVFVFLGAFLLFAMEPMVGRLLLPGFGGAFHVWTTSLMFFQGALFLGYLYAHLVSERAGRWHLALIAMPIVLLPPTVRIAGEGGGIGTLLATMAVDFGLPFIALATTGVVAQGWLARSTLPGRASPFFLYATSNAGSLVALLAYALLIEPFVGLSVQRWAWAIGFVLYLVSAFFAYRATHAGGPAPVMATEAVAPATETVAPGRIVYWLLLSAFPSVFLMAVTNLIALDAGNVPLVWVVPLALYLGTFILAFGEPSRVPAAVRRLWPHFAAVGLFFFAGAETGGTWLQVVLHLGVMFAVCLAAHGELHASRPSAKHLTLYYLVISLGGWLGGAFVALGAPAFFTGLWEYPLALAGLALTMVIARRAELFAWMKGPGRGAVAITIVLIGAMAWRIASASSSAQASATRTLEVRRSFYGLYYVLERPAPSQHSARGTERDLVSGTTRHGRQFLAPEHRSEPLSYYHRSGPLGDAMAILASRPTRATRLGVIGLGVGAAAAYVEPDQSIDFYEIDQAVDDLARTHFHYLEDCRGDEQTLVGDARLTLARADVRTDYDLLLVDAFAGDAIPTHLVTREAVELYRGAVAEHGVLLFHISNRYYDLRPVLAAIARDLGMHAATKQFLSPPDRQAADPSVYFVMTETEGELAPFVERGFTPVTATWPEPAMVWTDDHASTLLALMPD; encoded by the coding sequence ATGACGGCTCTCCGCGTCTTCGTCTTCCTCGGCGCGTTCCTGCTCTTCGCGATGGAGCCGATGGTCGGGCGGCTGCTGCTGCCCGGCTTCGGTGGTGCGTTCCACGTGTGGACGACGTCGCTGATGTTCTTCCAGGGCGCGCTCTTCCTCGGCTACCTCTACGCGCACCTCGTCTCGGAGCGCGCCGGCCGCTGGCACCTCGCGCTGATCGCGATGCCGATCGTGCTCCTGCCGCCGACGGTGCGCATCGCGGGCGAGGGCGGCGGTATCGGGACGCTGCTCGCGACGATGGCGGTCGACTTCGGTCTGCCGTTCATCGCGCTCGCGACGACCGGCGTCGTCGCGCAGGGATGGCTCGCGCGCTCGACGCTGCCCGGTCGCGCGAGCCCGTTCTTCCTCTACGCGACGTCGAACGCGGGATCGCTCGTCGCGCTGCTCGCGTACGCGCTGCTGATCGAGCCGTTCGTCGGCCTGAGCGTGCAGCGCTGGGCGTGGGCCATCGGGTTCGTGCTCTATCTCGTGTCCGCGTTCTTCGCATACCGCGCGACGCACGCGGGCGGCCCCGCGCCGGTCATGGCGACGGAAGCCGTAGCGCCCGCTACGGAAACCGTAGCGCCCGGTCGCATCGTGTACTGGCTGCTGCTGAGCGCGTTCCCGAGCGTGTTCTTGATGGCGGTCACGAACCTCATCGCGCTCGACGCCGGCAACGTGCCGCTCGTGTGGGTCGTGCCGCTCGCGCTCTACCTCGGCACGTTCATCCTCGCGTTCGGCGAGCCGTCGCGCGTGCCCGCCGCGGTGCGTCGCCTGTGGCCGCACTTCGCGGCGGTGGGGCTCTTCTTCTTCGCGGGCGCGGAGACCGGCGGCACGTGGCTGCAGGTCGTGCTGCACCTCGGCGTGATGTTCGCGGTGTGCCTCGCCGCGCACGGCGAGCTGCACGCGTCGCGCCCGAGCGCGAAGCACCTGACGCTCTACTACCTCGTGATCTCGCTCGGCGGATGGCTCGGCGGCGCGTTCGTCGCGCTGGGCGCGCCCGCGTTCTTCACGGGGCTCTGGGAGTACCCGCTCGCGCTCGCCGGGCTCGCGCTCACGATGGTGATCGCGCGACGCGCCGAGCTCTTCGCGTGGATGAAGGGCCCGGGGCGCGGCGCGGTCGCGATCACGATCGTGCTGATCGGCGCGATGGCGTGGCGCATCGCGAGCGCGAGCAGCAGCGCGCAGGCGAGCGCGACGCGCACCCTCGAGGTCCGTCGCAGCTTCTACGGTCTCTACTACGTGCTCGAGCGCCCGGCGCCCAGCCAACACAGCGCGCGGGGCACCGAGCGCGATCTCGTCAGCGGCACCACGCGCCACGGACGGCAGTTCCTCGCGCCCGAGCACCGCAGCGAGCCGCTCAGCTACTACCACCGCAGCGGTCCGCTCGGCGATGCGATGGCGATCCTCGCGTCACGTCCGACGCGCGCGACGCGCCTCGGCGTGATCGGCCTCGGCGTCGGCGCGGCCGCGGCGTACGTCGAGCCCGATCAGTCGATCGACTTCTACGAGATCGATCAGGCCGTCGACGATCTCGCGCGCACGCACTTCCACTACCTCGAGGACTGCCGCGGCGACGAGCAGACGCTGGTCGGCGACGCGCGCCTCACGCTCGCGCGCGCCGACGTGCGCACCGACTATGATCTCCTGCTCGTCGACGCGTTCGCCGGCGACGCGATCCCCACGCACCTCGTGACGCGCGAGGCGGTCGAGCTCTATCGCGGCGCGGTGGCCGAGCACGGCGTGCTGCTCTTCCACATCTCGAACCGCTACTACGACCTGCGCCCGGTGCTCGCGGCGATCGCGCGCGACCTCGGGATGCACGCCGCGACGAAGCAGTTCCTGAGCCCGCCCGATCGCCAGGCCGCGGACCCGAGCGTCTACTTCGTGATGACCGAGACCGAAGGCGAGCTCGCGCCGTTCGTCGAGCGCGGCTTCACTCCGGTCACCGCGACGTGGCCCGAGCCCGCGATGGTGTGGACCGACGATCACGCGAGCACGCTGCTCGCGCTCATGCCCGACTGA
- a CDS encoding SMI1/KNR4 family protein: MSIQALFPRARLAPPATEQAIAAAEATLGVRFPAQLRRFYLECDGFREDRGNAKYLLSLAEPDSVGSLVATTRFYWEEWPGFFPELDFRPFVFFGFSGGDDVWAIDWSRGDRIIRYHHHLGAEYEVAGRDILEVWRADYAQ; encoded by the coding sequence GTGTCGATCCAGGCGCTCTTTCCCCGAGCCCGCCTCGCCCCGCCCGCAACGGAGCAAGCGATCGCCGCCGCCGAAGCCACGCTGGGGGTTCGGTTCCCGGCGCAGCTGCGACGCTTCTACCTCGAGTGCGATGGCTTCCGAGAGGACCGCGGCAACGCGAAGTACCTCCTCTCGCTGGCGGAGCCCGACAGCGTCGGCTCGCTCGTCGCGACGACGCGGTTCTACTGGGAGGAGTGGCCGGGCTTCTTCCCGGAACTCGACTTCCGCCCGTTCGTGTTCTTCGGCTTCTCCGGAGGCGACGACGTCTGGGCGATCGACTGGTCGCGTGGAGACCGGATCATCCGCTACCACCACCACCTCGGGGCCGAGTACGAGGTCGCCGGCAGGGACATCCTGGAGGTCTGGCGCGCAGACTACGCGCAGTGA
- a CDS encoding NINE protein, whose amino-acid sequence MTTQRSSHGVLVGYALWLFGFLGAHRFYYGRRISGTVYLCTLGLLGVGWILDLFLMPLLARDAAERYHEGPYRYDVAWLLLTYGGVFGLHRFYVGKIWSGLLYLCTAGLLGAGIVYDFWTMNEQVSVANREWKS is encoded by the coding sequence ATGACGACGCAGCGGAGCTCGCACGGGGTGCTGGTGGGGTACGCGCTCTGGCTCTTCGGGTTCCTCGGCGCGCACCGCTTCTATTACGGGCGTCGCATCAGCGGCACGGTCTACCTGTGCACGCTCGGCCTGCTCGGCGTCGGGTGGATCCTCGACCTCTTCCTGATGCCGCTGCTCGCGCGCGACGCGGCCGAGCGCTACCACGAGGGGCCGTATCGCTACGACGTCGCGTGGCTGCTGCTGACGTACGGCGGCGTCTTCGGGCTGCACCGCTTCTACGTCGGGAAGATCTGGAGCGGCCTGCTCTACCTGTGCACCGCCGGCCTGCTCGGCGCGGGCATCGTCTACGACTTCTGGACCATGAACGAGCAGGTCAGCGTCGCGAACCGCGAGTGGAAGAGCTGA